The Streptomyces racemochromogenes DNA segment CCGCGCCCCGGAACCGACCTCGCCCTCGCCCTCGGCCTGCTGCACCTCGTGGTCGCCGAGGGCCGCACCGACGAGGCGTTCATCGCCGAACGCACCACCGGCTGGGAAGACGCCCGGGCCGCCGCCATGGCCCACTGGCCCGAACTCGTCGAGCGGATCACCGGCATCGCCCTCCCGGAACTGCGCCGCGCCGTCGACATGTTCTGCGCCCCCACCGCCGCCATGGTCCTCACCGCCCGCGGCCCCGAGCAGCAGTCCAAGGGCACCGACACCGTCGGCGCGTGGATCAACCTCTGCCTCGCCACCGGCCGCGCCGGCCGCCCGCACTCCGGCTACGGCTGCCTCACCGGCCAGGGCAACGGCCAGGGCGGCCGCGAACACGGCCAGAAGGCCGACCAGCTCCCCGGCTACCGCAAGCTCACCGACCCCGCCGCCCGCGCACACGTCGCCCGCGTCTGGGGCGTCGACCCGCGGAGCCTGCCCGGCCCCGGCCGCAGCGCCTACGAACTCCTCGACGCCCTCGGCGGCGACGTCAAGGCCCTCCTGCTCATGGGCTCCAACCCCCTCGTCTCCGCCCCCCGCGCCGCCCACGTCGAAGACCGCATCCGCTCCCTGGACTTCCTCGCCGTCGCCGACGTCGTCCTCTCCGAGACGGCCGCACTCGCCGACGTCGTCCTACCCGTCACCCAGTGGGCGGAGGAGACCGGCACCACCACCAGCCTGGAGGGCCGCGTCCTGCTGCGCCGCCGCGCCCTCACCCCACCCCCCGGCGTCCGCGGCGACCTGGACGTCCTGCACGGACTCGCCGCCCGCCTCGGCGTGGAGAAAGGCTTCCCCACCGACCCCGAACAGGTCTTCGCCGAGCTGCGGCGCGCCTCCGAAGGCGGCCCCGCCGACTACTCCGGCATCTCCTACGCCCGCATCGAAGCCGAACAGGGCGTCTTCTGGCCCTGCCCCGAAGGCTCCCCGGGACAGCCCCGTCTCTTCCTCGACCGCTTCGCCACCGACGACGGCCGCGCCCGCTTCACGCCCGTCTCCCACCGCGACGCCGCCGAGGTCCCCGACGCCGACTACCCGCTGCTCCTCACCACCGGCCGGGTCGTCGCCCAGTACCAGTCCGGCGCCCAGACCCGCCGCGTGCCCGAACTCAACGCCGCCGCCCCCGGCCCCTTCGTGGAACTCCACCCGCGCCTCGCCGCCCGCCTCGGCGTCACCGACGGCACCCCGCTCGCGGTCACCTCCCGCCGCGGACGCGCCGTCGCCCCCGCCCGCGTCACCGACGCCGTCCGCGCCGACACCGTGTTCATGCCGTTCCACTGGTACGGCGAGGGCCGCGCCAACACCCTCACCAACCCGGCCCTGGACCCCGTCTCGCGCATGCCCGAGTTCAAGGTCTGCGCGGTCCGCGTGGAACCCGCGTGACTCCGGTCGGACATGAGTCCGATCCGCATCGGGATTCCCGCCAGGGGGTAACCATCCGTCACGCAGCGGGCTCAGAAAGTGCTCGCACGCCCCTCGTGGCAGCGATGTGTCGTACCCCACACTGAGGTGCGGTGCCACCGTCCTCGGAGCCCTGGAGGTCGCCCCCGTGCAGACCCAGACCCTGACCGTGAACGCGAGCCGCCCCGCCGCAGACGCCTCCGATCCGGATCCCGAGGCCGAGGCCGACACGGTGGAGGACGCCGGCGACGAGGAACCCGAGGTCCTCGAACTCATCGAACCGGTACCCCCGCAGCGCGCCCGCGACAACGGCGCCGGGACCGGGCCCTCGGCCGACCTCTTCCGCCAGTACCTGCGCGAGATAGGCAGGATCCCGCTGCTCACCGCCGCCGAAGAGGTCGAACTCGCCCGGCGCGTGGAAGCGGGACTCTTCGCCGAGGAGAAACTCGCCGGCGCCACCGACCTCGACTCCCAGCTCGCCGTCGACCTCGACAAACTCGTCGTCATGGGCCGGATGGCCAAACGCCGGCTCATCGAGTCGAACCTGCGGCTCGTCGTCTCCGTCGCCAAGCGCTACGTCGGCCGCGGACTGACCATGCTCGACCTGGTCCAGGAGGGCAACCTCGGCCTGATCAGGGCCGTCGAGAAGTTCGACTACGCCCGCGGCTACAAGTTCTCCACCTACGCCACCTGGTGGATCCGGCAGGCGATGTCACGGGCCCTCGCCGACCAGGCCCGCACCATCCGCGTCCCCGTCCACGTCGTCGAACTCATCAACCGCGTCATCCGCGTCCAGCGCCGCATGCTCCAGGAACGCGGCTACGAACCCACCGCCGAGGAAGTCGCCGTCCACCTGGAACTGACCCCCGAGCGGGTCCTGGAAGTGCTCCGCCTCGCCCAGGAACCCGTCTCCCTGCACGCCCCGGTCGGCGAAGAGGACGACGTCGCCCTCGGCGACCTGATCGAGGACGGCGACGCCGCCTCCCCCATGGAGTCCGCCGCCTTCTTCCTGCTGCGCGAACACCTCGAAGCCGTCCTCTCCACCCTCGGCGAACGCGAACGCAAGGTCGTCCAGCTCCGCTACGGCCTCGCCGACGGCCGCCCCCGCACCCTGGAGGAGATCGGCCGCATCTTCGGCGTCACCCGCGAGCGGATCCGCCAGATCGAGTCCAAGACCCTCAACAAGCTGCGCGACCACGCCTTCGCCGACCAGCTGCGCGGCTACCTCGACTGACCCGCGCCGGCCGCGGAACGGAAGAGGGGGCGTCCCGAAGGACGCCCCCACCCGCACACCGCCGGCCGGTCAGTCGACCTCGGCCACCGCCTGCGCGAACTGCGCCGCGTACAACCGCGCGTACGCGCCCTCGGCCGCCAGCAGCTCCTCGTGCGTGCCCTGCTCCACGATCGAGCCGCTCTCCATCACCAGGATCACGTCCGCGTCGCGGATCGTCGACAGCCGGTGCGCGATCACGAAGGACGTACGGCCGTGCGCCAGGCGCGCCATCGCCTTCTGGATCAGCACCTCGGTACGGGTGTCCACCGAACTCGTCGCCTCGTCGAGCACCAGGATCACCGGATCCGACAGGAACGCCCGCGCGATGGTGATCAGCTGCTTCTCACCCGCGCTGACACCCGCGCCCTCGTCGTCCAGCACCGTGTCGTAGCCGTCCGGCAGCGTGCGGATGAAACGGTCCGCGTGCGCCGCCCGCGCGGCCTCCTCGATCTCGCCGCGCGTCACCTCGCGGGACGCGCCGTAGGCGATGTTCTCCGCGATCGTCCCGCCGAACAGCCAGGTGTCCTGGAGCACCATGCCGATCCCGCCGCGCAGCTCCTCGCGGGTCATCTTGGCGATGTCCACCCCGTCCAGGGCGATCTCCCCGCCCGTGACCTCGTAGAACCGCATCAGCAGATTGACCAGCGTGGTCTTGCCGGCGCCCGTCGGGCCGACGATGGCGACCGTCTGCCCCGGCTCCACCGTCAGCGAGAGGTTCTCGATGAGCGGCTTGTCCGGCTCGTAGCGGAAGGCCACCTTGTCCAGGGTCACCTGACCGCGCAGCTCCCGCGGACGCTCCGGGACCTCCGCGTCCGGCTCCTGCTCCGGCGCGTCCAGCAGCTCGTACACCCGCTCCGCCGAGGCGACGCCCGACTGCACCAGGTTCGCCATCGACGCCACCTGCGACAGCGGCATCGAGAACTGGCGCGAGTACTGGATGAAGGCCTGCACGTCACCGATCGACAGGGTGCCCGAGGCCACCCGCAGACCGCCGACGACCGCGACCAGCACGTAGTTGATGTTCGAGATGAAGAACATCACCGGCTGCATGATGCCACTGACCAGCTGCGCCTTGAACGAGGCCCGGTACAGCTCCTCGTTCTGCTCGGCGAAGACCGCCGCCGACTCCTGCTGCCGCCCGAAGACCTTCACCAGCGCGTGGCCGGAGTACATCTCCTCGATGTGGGCGTTGAGCGCGCCCGTGGTCTTCCACTGCGCCACGAACTGCGGCTGCGACCTCTTGCCGATCCTCGCCGCGACCACCACCGACACCGGCACGGTCAGCAGCGCGACCAGCGCCAGCAGCGGCGAGATCCAGAACATCATCACCAGCACGCCGACGATCGTCAGCAGCGAGTTCAGCAGCTGGCCCATCGTCTGCTGGAGGGTCTGGCCGATGTTGTCTATGTCGTTCGTCGCCCGGCTCAGCACCTCCCCGCGCTTCTGCTGGTCGAAGTACGACAACGGCAGCCGCGACAGCTTCGCCTGGAGCTCCTCGCGCATCCGGTAGACGGTGCCGTTCATCACGTGGTTCGACAGCCGCGTGGCGACCAGCATCAGCAGGCCCGCCAGGACGAACACCAGCAGCGCCCACAACGCCGTCACCCCCACGGCACCGAAGTCGATGCCCTGCCCCGGGGTGAAGTCGGTGCCGGACAGCATGTCCGCCATGCCGCCCTGGCCCCGCTCGCGCAGCCCGTCCAGCGCCTGCTGCTTGGTCAGGCCGTCCGGCATCTGCCGGCCGACGATCCCCGCGAACACCAGGTCGGTGGCCCCGCCGAGGATCTTCGGCCCGAGCACGGCGCAGCCGACACTGCCGACCACGGCCGCGACCATGCCCCACAGCTTGCCCCGGTCCTGCGCCAGCTGGCGCAGCAGCCGCTTGCCGGACCCCTTGAAGTCCATGGACCGCTGGGCCGGCCCCATCATCATCCGTCCTCCGGGCCCGCTCATGCGGCCTCCGCCTCCGTCAGCTGGGAGAGCACGATCTCCCGGTAGGTCTCGTTGCCGGCCATCAGCTCGTGGTGGCGGCCCTCGCCCACCACCCGGCCCTCGTCGAGGACGATGATCCGGTCGGCGTCGCGGATCGTGGAGACCCGCTGGGCGACGATGACGACCGTCGCGTCCTCGGTCTCCCGGGCGAGCGCCGCGCGCAGCGCCGCGTCCGTCGCGTAGTCCAGGGCCGAGAAGGAATCGTCGAACAGGTAGATCTCCGGGCGCTGCACGAGCGTGCGGGCGATGGCCAGACGCTGGCGCTGGCCGCCGGAGACGTTCGTCCCGCCCTGGGTGACCGGCGCCTCCAGACCGCCCTCCAGCTCGGACACGAAGTCCTTGGCCTGGGCCACCTCCAGGGCCCGCCACAGCTCCTCGTCGGTCGCGTCCGGGCGCCCGTAGCGCAGGTTGGAGGCGACCGTCCCGGAGAACAGGTACGGCTTCTGCGGGACCATGCCGACCGTCCGCGCCAGCAGCTCCGGGTCGATCCGGCGTACGTCCTCCCCGTCGACCAGCACGTCACCGCCGGTCGCGTCGAACAGCCGGGGCACCAGGCCCAGCAGCGTCGACTTGCCGCTGCCGGTGGAACCGATCACCGCGGTGGTCTCGCCGGGGCGGGCCACCAGGTCCACCCCGCGCAGCACCGGGGCCTCGGCGCCCGGGTAGCGGAAGTCGGCGCCGCGCAGCTCCAGCTGCCCGCGCCGGGAGAGCGTACGCACCGGGTCGACGGGCGGGACCACGCTGGACTCGGTGTCCAGGACCTCCTGGATGCGCTCGGCGCAGACCTCGGCGCGCGGCACCATCATGAACATGAAGGTGGCCATCATCACGGCCATGACGATCTGCATCAGGTAGGCGAGGAAGGCGGTCAGCTGACCGATCTCCATGCCGCCCCCGTCCACCCGCATCGCACCGAACCAGATGACGGCGACGCTGGAGATGTTCACGACCAGGATGACGACCGGGAACATCAGCGCGAGCAGCTTGCCGGAGGCCAGCGAGACCGCGGTCAGCTCGGAGTTCGCCCGGCGGAAGCGCTCCTCCTCGTAGCCGTCGCGGACGAAGGCGCGGATCACGCGGTTGCCGGTGATCTGCTCGCGCAGCACCCGGTTGACGACGTCGAGGCGTTCCTGCATCAGGCGGAACAGCGGTCGCGTCTTCCAGACGATCGCGCCGACCGACACGCCCAGCACGGGCACCACCGCGAGCAGCACGCCCGACAGCTTCACGTCGAGCGAGAGCGCCATGGCGATGCCGCCGACGCACATGATCGGCGCCGAGACCATCAGAGTGAAGGTCATCAGCACCAGCATCTGGACCTGCTGGACGTCGTTCGTCGTACGGGTGATCAGCGACGGGGCGCCGAACTGGCCCAGCTCCCGCGCCGAGAAGCTCTGCACCCGGTCGAAGACGGAGGCGCGCACGTCGCGGCCGAGCGCGGCCGCCGTGCGCGCCCCGTAGTAGACGGCCCCGACGTTGCAGACGAGCTGGACGAGGGAGACCCCGAGCATCAGCGCGCCGAAGCGCAGGATGTAGCCGGTGTCCCCGTTGACGACACCGTTGTCGATGATGTCCGCGTTGAGGGTGGGCAGGTAGAGGCTCGCACTGGTCTGCAGGAGTTGCAGCAGCACCAGTGCGGCGATGGCTTTCTTGTACGGACCCAGGTGGGTCCGCAGCAGTCGTATGAGCACGCGCAGGCTCCGGTAGGCAAGATCGAGGGGGGTTCACTCCATCTTCGGCCAACGCAGGGCCGAACCCCACCGGATTTCGCAAAGGCCGGTCAAAAGGACCAGGAGCCCGCGGCCTCCGTCCTAGAACCCGAACGCCCCCGGGTGCATTTGCTCCCGTGTGGTGACGTACTGCTGGCGGACGGCCTGCCAGGCCGGGTAGTCCTCGCCCGGCTCGAACACCTGGGCCGGCGGGGCCGGCCACAGCGGCGGGACGTGCGGGGCCAGCGTGCCCTGCCGCACCCCCAGCGCCCAGGCCGCCTGACGGGCCGCGCCCAGCGCCGCGTAGTCCGCCGGAGCGGGCACGACGACCTGCGTCCCGAACAGCCCCGGCGCGGCGGCCTGTACGGCGGGCAGCTCGGCGGCGGCCCCGAGCAGGAACACCCGGCGGATCCCCACGCCCCGGTGCCGCAGCACGTCGAGGGCGTCGACCAGCCCGCACAGCATGCCCTCGAAGGCGGCCCGCGCGAGGTGCTCGGGCTTCATCGAGTCCCGGCGCAGCCCCGACAGGGTCCCGGCGGTGTGCGGCAGGTTCGGGGTCCGCTCTCCCTCCAGGTACGGCAGGAGTACGAGGCCGTGTGCACCGGGGGTCGACTTCAGCGCGAGCGCGCTCAGCCCCTCCAGGTCGGTGCCCAGCATGTCGGCGGTGCCGCGCAGGGCCCGTACGGCGTTGGAGGTGTTCACCACCGGCAGGTGCATGCCGCCCGCGTCGGCGAGGGAGGTGATCAGGCCGCCCGGGTCGGACAGCGCCTCGTGGTGCACGGCCATCACCGAACCGGAGGCACCCAGCGAGACCACCGCGTCGCCCGGGCCGATGCCCAGCCCCAGCGCGGCGGCCGTGGTCTCCCCGGTCCCGGCGGAGATCAGCAGCCCCTCGGGGGTCATCCCGGCGGCGTCGGCGGGGCCGAGCACCTCGGGCAGCAGCGCCTGGTGCCCGAGCGCCAGCTCGACCAGGTCGGGACGGTAGGAACCGGTGGCCGCCGACCAGTACCCGGTGCCCGAGGCCCCGGCCCGGTCGGTGGTGCGGCGCGCGGGCCGGCCGAGCAGCTGCCAGACCAGCCAGTCGTGCGGGGACAGCACCACCGCCACCCGGCGCGCCGCCTCGGGCTCGTTGCGGGCCAGCCAGGCGAGCTTCGTGATCGGCTGCGCGGCGTGCGGGACGGCGCCGACGGCGGCCACCCAGGCGGCCTTGCCGCCGAGCGCCCCGATCAGGTCGGCGGCGACGACCTGACCGCGCTTGTCGTTGCCGATCATGGCCGGGCGGACCAGGGCGCCCTGCGAGTCCAGCGGCAGCAGGCCGTGCTGCTGCGCGGAGACGCCGATGGCCTGGACGCCCTCCAGCAGCCCGCCCCCGGCGGCTTCGCCGAGGGAGAGCAGCCAGGCCTGCGGGTCGGTCTCGTGGGGGACGGCCTCGCCGGCGGGCTGCGGATGGGGCGCGTAGCCCTGGCGCAGCACGGCCCCCGTGTCCGTGTCGCAGACGACGATGCGAGTGAAGGCGGAAGAGCTGTCCAGCCCGGCGACTATCCCCATGCGGAGAATTCTGCCGCACGCCGGGCCGGAACCATCCGCCTCAGGTGTTGCTCGTGCCCCATTCGTCGTCGGTGCCCTGCCCCCGCTCGCGCAGCGACCGCACGTGCTTCGCCACGGAATCGGGAACGACGTCGCCGACCTTGTCGCCGACCGCCGCGAACGCCTTGCCCGCGAACTGCCGTCCGGTCTGCCCGGCGGTCTCGGCGGCGTTGCGCACCGCCGGGTTCTGCGCGATGCGCCGGGCGGACTTCTTCAACTCCTCGTACCGCTCGCGCCCCGCCGCCGTGCCCACGACGTATCCCAGGGCTACCCCGGCGAGGAACGTGACCTTGTAGCGCATGCCTGCCACCCTTCGTTGTCTCGGTGCCCGGCCTGCTGCGATACCGATTGGCGGAGCACCCCCCTGCTTGCGCTAATCTATGACTCGCAACGGGCGCTCGCCCCCCGGCAAGGCCGGAGGTGGGCTGTTCGGTGCACCGCAGCAATCCCCTGTAGCTCAATTGGCAGAGCAGCCGGCTGTTAACCGGCAGGTTACTGGTTCGAGTCCAGTCGGGGGAGCGCGGTCCCCTGTAGCTCAATTGGCAGAGCAGCCGGCTGTTAACCGGCAGGTTACTGGTTCGAGTCCAGTCGGGGGAGCATTGAAGAGGAGAGGACCCGGGAGGGTCCTCTTTCTTTTTGCCCTGATCCGGGAACCGGGCAGCCCTCGGTACGGTCTCTCTGAACAAGCGCAGCCGATCATGCGGGGCATCCGAGGCAGGAGATCGTATGAGCGGCTATGCTGCGGCAGACGGCGCGCACACATGTACGCGCCACGCCGTAACGGGGCGGTAGCTCAGCCGGTTAGAGCAGCGGACTCATAATCCGTCGGCCGTGGGTTCGAGTCCCACCCGCCCCACCGCAAGCCGCAGGTGCAGAAACGATTGCACCTGCGGCTTCGGCGTTCCCGGGGAAGGGGAACGCGGGCGGGGGTGTGGCGTACGTCACGGCAGGGGAGGGGTGGTCGGTCCCCGCTGCCGGTCCTCGCCCGTTCGGCGCCGCCCTCCGTCCGGCGCCGAACGGGGAATCAGTCCCAGCCGATGATGCGCTTGTCGGTGGTGGCCGACCCCACGCCGACCGCCAGGGGGCTCGCCGCCCGCACCGAGTCCCACCCGATGATGCCGGGGGCCGTGGCCGCCTGGACCGAGTCCCAGCCGATGATCTCCGGCCCGGTGGTGACGGCGGCGGTGCAGGACAGCAGGGCGGTCAGACCGGCGGCGGCGATCAGGCGAGCGGTGCGAGACATGGATCCCCCTGGACGTGAGCGGTATCGGCGTGGTGCGGCTGGGGCGCGCTGCACCGGTCCGGCCTTTCGGCCCTGGCCTGGGGTGGGGCTCCGTGTGCCCCGCCGTCCCGGTGAACACCATCCTGCAAGCCCGCGTATGGACGCAGAAGAGGAAACGGATGGCACCAAGGTGACAGGCACCAAGGTGCCGCGACGGCCGGATCGAACAAGATCGAAAGAGACTGCCTATGGCCCCACCTGCGCACCTTTAAGATCAAGACAACGGCGGGAAATCATCCGCCTGACCGACTGGCCGGGGGGCACGAGCATGCTGGAAGCGTTGGGACTGGACACCCTCGTAGAGGCCGTCTACCGGGAGATGCTCGCCGATCCGACCGGCGGAGTGGCCGAACTGGGCGCACGGCTGGGGATCACCGAGGCGGAGGTGCGCGAAGGACTCGACCGGCTCGTCGACCTCGACCTGCTCACCCCGTCCCGCGACCACGCGGGCGGGCTGCGGGCCGTCAGCCCCGAGGCCGGGCTGGAGCAGATCCTGCGCCGTCAGGAAGAGGAACTGCTCCGCCGCCAGCAGGAACTGGCGGCCAGCAAGGCGGCGGCGGCCCGGGCCGTCGCGGAGTTCGCGGGCCTGCGGCCCAACACCCAATCCGACGGCGCCGAACGGCTCGTGGGCCTCGACGCCATCCAGTCCCGGCTGGAGGTCCTCGCCCGGGACCTCACCGCCGAATGCCTCTCCATCATGCCGGGCGGCGCCCAGTCCCAGGCCAGCCTGGACGCCTCGCGGCCGCTGGACGAGGATGCCCTGCGGCGCGGGATCCAGCTGCGCTCCGTCTATCAGGACAGCGTCCGCAACGACCCGGCCACCCTCACCTACGTCCAGTGGGCGACCGACCTCGGGGCGCAGGTCCGCACCAGCCCCGTGCTGCCGCCCCGCCTGGTGATCTTCGACCGGAAGACCGCCGTGGTCCCCATCGACCCCACGAACTCCAAGCTCGGCGCCCTCTGCACCACCGCCCCCGGAATCGTCGCCTCCCTCGTCACCCTCTTCGAACAGACCTGGGAGCAGGCCGTCCCCCTCGGCGCCGCCCGCGAACAGGCCACCGAGGACGGCATCACCGCCGCAGAACGCGAACTGCTGAAGCTGCTGGCCTCCGGCCTGACCGACGAGGCCGCCGGCAAGCGGCTCGGGGTCTCCCTGCGCACCGTCCGCCGCCAGATGTCCGCGCTGATGGAACGCCTCAACGCCACCAGCCGCTTCGAGGCCGGACTGCGCGCCGCCCAGCGCGGCTGGCTCTGAGACGGTCCGCGGCCGCGGACGCCCCGAACGGGCACCCGCGGCCGCGGCGGCCGGAACGGACGGGCCGGACCGGCTAGAAGTTCTCCGTCTCCTCCACCAGATGGCGCAGCACGTCCGTGAGGTCCCCGCGGCGGGCGAAGGCCGTCCGCTGCCGCGCGGCCCCCGACCCGTCGCGCAGCAGCCCGCCCAGGGTCTTCGCCGCGTGGTCCAGGTCACCCACGGCGGCCAGGTCCGGGGCGACCAGGTCGAGCAGCGCCTCCGCCAGGTCCGCCGCCGGCACCTCGGCACCCGTGTACGGGTCCAGGCCGAAGCCCTCCAGGCCGTCGTGCGCCGCCCGCCACCGCGCGAGACGCAGTACGTCGTCCCGTGCGGGCGGATCCGGCCGCCCCTCCGCGATGGCCCGCAGCGCCGACGCCACCAGGGCGCGCCCCAGCTCCGCCTGGAGCACGGCCGTGTCGATGTC contains these protein-coding regions:
- a CDS encoding molybdopterin oxidoreductase family protein, translating into MHSSPEATATHCPYCALQCGMNLRPAPAGDAVTVEERTGFPVNRGALCGKGRTAPALLSSRVRLTEPLIRTHAGGPLVPATWEEALDAVAAGLARTRRAHGPDAVAVFGGGGLTNEKAYALGKFARVALGTSQIDYNGRFCMSSAAAAHQKAFGLDRGLPFPLEDIPRTGCVVLVGSNPAETMPPFVRYLTELKANGGTLIVVDPRRTRTAELADLHLAPRPGTDLALALGLLHLVVAEGRTDEAFIAERTTGWEDARAAAMAHWPELVERITGIALPELRRAVDMFCAPTAAMVLTARGPEQQSKGTDTVGAWINLCLATGRAGRPHSGYGCLTGQGNGQGGREHGQKADQLPGYRKLTDPAARAHVARVWGVDPRSLPGPGRSAYELLDALGGDVKALLLMGSNPLVSAPRAAHVEDRIRSLDFLAVADVVLSETAALADVVLPVTQWAEETGTTTSLEGRVLLRRRALTPPPGVRGDLDVLHGLAARLGVEKGFPTDPEQVFAELRRASEGGPADYSGISYARIEAEQGVFWPCPEGSPGQPRLFLDRFATDDGRARFTPVSHRDAAEVPDADYPLLLTTGRVVAQYQSGAQTRRVPELNAAAPGPFVELHPRLAARLGVTDGTPLAVTSRRGRAVAPARVTDAVRADTVFMPFHWYGEGRANTLTNPALDPVSRMPEFKVCAVRVEPA
- a CDS encoding YtxH domain-containing protein is translated as MRYKVTFLAGVALGYVVGTAAGRERYEELKKSARRIAQNPAVRNAAETAGQTGRQFAGKAFAAVGDKVGDVVPDSVAKHVRSLRERGQGTDDEWGTSNT
- a CDS encoding ABC transporter ATP-binding protein encodes the protein MLIRLLRTHLGPYKKAIAALVLLQLLQTSASLYLPTLNADIIDNGVVNGDTGYILRFGALMLGVSLVQLVCNVGAVYYGARTAAALGRDVRASVFDRVQSFSARELGQFGAPSLITRTTNDVQQVQMLVLMTFTLMVSAPIMCVGGIAMALSLDVKLSGVLLAVVPVLGVSVGAIVWKTRPLFRLMQERLDVVNRVLREQITGNRVIRAFVRDGYEEERFRRANSELTAVSLASGKLLALMFPVVILVVNISSVAVIWFGAMRVDGGGMEIGQLTAFLAYLMQIVMAVMMATFMFMMVPRAEVCAERIQEVLDTESSVVPPVDPVRTLSRRGQLELRGADFRYPGAEAPVLRGVDLVARPGETTAVIGSTGSGKSTLLGLVPRLFDATGGDVLVDGEDVRRIDPELLARTVGMVPQKPYLFSGTVASNLRYGRPDATDEELWRALEVAQAKDFVSELEGGLEAPVTQGGTNVSGGQRQRLAIARTLVQRPEIYLFDDSFSALDYATDAALRAALARETEDATVVIVAQRVSTIRDADRIIVLDEGRVVGEGRHHELMAGNETYREIVLSQLTEAEAA
- a CDS encoding helix-turn-helix transcriptional regulator; this translates as MLEALGLDTLVEAVYREMLADPTGGVAELGARLGITEAEVREGLDRLVDLDLLTPSRDHAGGLRAVSPEAGLEQILRRQEEELLRRQQELAASKAAAARAVAEFAGLRPNTQSDGAERLVGLDAIQSRLEVLARDLTAECLSIMPGGAQSQASLDASRPLDEDALRRGIQLRSVYQDSVRNDPATLTYVQWATDLGAQVRTSPVLPPRLVIFDRKTAVVPIDPTNSKLGALCTTAPGIVASLVTLFEQTWEQAVPLGAAREQATEDGITAAERELLKLLASGLTDEAAGKRLGVSLRTVRRQMSALMERLNATSRFEAGLRAAQRGWL
- a CDS encoding ABC transporter ATP-binding protein; this translates as MSGPGGRMMMGPAQRSMDFKGSGKRLLRQLAQDRGKLWGMVAAVVGSVGCAVLGPKILGGATDLVFAGIVGRQMPDGLTKQQALDGLRERGQGGMADMLSGTDFTPGQGIDFGAVGVTALWALLVFVLAGLLMLVATRLSNHVMNGTVYRMREELQAKLSRLPLSYFDQQKRGEVLSRATNDIDNIGQTLQQTMGQLLNSLLTIVGVLVMMFWISPLLALVALLTVPVSVVVAARIGKRSQPQFVAQWKTTGALNAHIEEMYSGHALVKVFGRQQESAAVFAEQNEELYRASFKAQLVSGIMQPVMFFISNINYVLVAVVGGLRVASGTLSIGDVQAFIQYSRQFSMPLSQVASMANLVQSGVASAERVYELLDAPEQEPDAEVPERPRELRGQVTLDKVAFRYEPDKPLIENLSLTVEPGQTVAIVGPTGAGKTTLVNLLMRFYEVTGGEIALDGVDIAKMTREELRGGIGMVLQDTWLFGGTIAENIAYGASREVTRGEIEEAARAAHADRFIRTLPDGYDTVLDDEGAGVSAGEKQLITIARAFLSDPVILVLDEATSSVDTRTEVLIQKAMARLAHGRTSFVIAHRLSTIRDADVILVMESGSIVEQGTHEELLAAEGAYARLYAAQFAQAVAEVD
- a CDS encoding FGGY family carbohydrate kinase is translated as MGIVAGLDSSSAFTRIVVCDTDTGAVLRQGYAPHPQPAGEAVPHETDPQAWLLSLGEAAGGGLLEGVQAIGVSAQQHGLLPLDSQGALVRPAMIGNDKRGQVVAADLIGALGGKAAWVAAVGAVPHAAQPITKLAWLARNEPEAARRVAVVLSPHDWLVWQLLGRPARRTTDRAGASGTGYWSAATGSYRPDLVELALGHQALLPEVLGPADAAGMTPEGLLISAGTGETTAAALGLGIGPGDAVVSLGASGSVMAVHHEALSDPGGLITSLADAGGMHLPVVNTSNAVRALRGTADMLGTDLEGLSALALKSTPGAHGLVLLPYLEGERTPNLPHTAGTLSGLRRDSMKPEHLARAAFEGMLCGLVDALDVLRHRGVGIRRVFLLGAAAELPAVQAAAPGLFGTQVVVPAPADYAALGAARQAAWALGVRQGTLAPHVPPLWPAPPAQVFEPGEDYPAWQAVRQQYVTTREQMHPGAFGF
- a CDS encoding RNA polymerase sigma factor, whose translation is MSYPTLRCGATVLGALEVAPVQTQTLTVNASRPAADASDPDPEAEADTVEDAGDEEPEVLELIEPVPPQRARDNGAGTGPSADLFRQYLREIGRIPLLTAAEEVELARRVEAGLFAEEKLAGATDLDSQLAVDLDKLVVMGRMAKRRLIESNLRLVVSVAKRYVGRGLTMLDLVQEGNLGLIRAVEKFDYARGYKFSTYATWWIRQAMSRALADQARTIRVPVHVVELINRVIRVQRRMLQERGYEPTAEEVAVHLELTPERVLEVLRLAQEPVSLHAPVGEEDDVALGDLIEDGDAASPMESAAFFLLREHLEAVLSTLGERERKVVQLRYGLADGRPRTLEEIGRIFGVTRERIRQIESKTLNKLRDHAFADQLRGYLD